TGTACCGGGCCCGGGGCATCCTGGGCGAGCAGCTATCGGGCCTTGCACAGGAGCACGGCATCACGATCAACGCCGAGGCCGACGACGGCTAAAAAACCTGTAAAAGCCGCCCCGCCTGGGAATACCCACCCGCCCCAACGGGTTATGCACACGACACCGACGCACCCCCTGCAACCACCTTGAAAGAAAACACCCCCAGCACGACCCCCGAGATGCTCGCGGCCCTGGCCGACGGCGAATTGGACCTGCGCGACTGCCCCGACGCCCTGGCCAAGATCTCCGCCGACTCGCAGGGCGCACAGCGGATCGCGTTCCAGCAGCAGCTGCGCCGGTCGGTTGCCTCGGCGATGGACGGCCCATCGATGCGCTGCCCGGATGCACTCCGCAGCCAGATCGAATCCCTCGCAATATCCACGACAACTCACGGCGAAGCCCCGGCCGCGCAACCGCCGCCACCCGCACAGCCCGCGCCCCTGCCCGCCGTGCACTCCGTCGCGCCCCACGGGCAGCCCGCGGTGATCGGCCGCATCGGGCGCTGGGCACCCGCCGCCGTGGCGGCCGTGCTGCTCATCGCTGCAACCGCCGTCTTCTTCTCGGGTGGCTCTGACTCGCCCGCCGGGCCCGCCACACCGATCCTCGATGCACGGACGGTCCAGACTTTCGGCACGCGCCACATGCACTGCGCGGACAACCCCGCCGACACGCTCAAGGAGTCCGACCGGTTCGGGCACGGCGTCGATGAACTACCGACCACACTCGACGACTACTTCAGCCGATCCGTCGACGGCGTCGCCTTCGACCTCAGCGCGGTGCAGTACGACTACCAGCTCGCCGGCGTCTGCAACATCCCCGGCAGCGGCGCGGTCCACCTCGTTTACCGCCACCACGACCACCCCGAACGCGCGATGAGTCTCTGGATCGTCCCTGCAAATGAAGAGATCACCCGCAACATGCAGCAAGGCCGGGTCTATGTCGAAACCGCGACGGGCCTGGACCACCCCGTCATCCTCTGGGAAGATAACGGCCTGATCTTCTACCTCGTGGGCGACTCGCTCGAAGACGTCCAGCACGCCGTCGAAACCCTCCGCCCCCCGGCCTAAACCGCCCCGCCTGCCACTGGATCCCCCGTAGCCCACAGATTCCATCTGTGGGTGTTCTTCATGCCGAGCACCCCTGCCCCCAACCTGCGGGTAATCCAGCATTGGGTTATAACCCCTTTAGCGGTATACTACGTGGCTCATGCGACCTCTACGCTCCCTCAACGCGCTCGACCACAACGCCGTCATCGCGGCGCTCGTCCTTGTTAGCTGAGCGGAAGAACCGCACCTCCCCTTCTGTCCAGATCTGCTCACCGGGCACACACCCGAGTGACCCCACACGCCACACCCGCCGCCACGCACGAGCCCACAGGCCCGGCGGCCATCATTGAGAAACAACGGATGACACGCACTATGTCCCGCACCGCCTACAACCTCAACGCACACGCCATCGACAAGCCACACCACGGCGAGCCCACCGACAGATACCTCGGCATGACCGGCGCACAGATCTTCAACGCCATGATGGCCGAGCACGAAGTCGAATGCATGTTCGGCTATCCCGGCGGCGCGATCCTCCCGGTCTTCGACGCCATCCACGAGTCGGGGCAATTCGAGTTCATCCTCTCGCGCCACGAACAGGGCGCATCGCACATGGCCGAGGGCTACGCCCGGGTCACCGGCAAGCCGGGCATCGTGCTCGTCACCTCCGGCCCCGGCGCGACCAACACCGTCACGGGCATGCAGGACGCGCTGATGGACGGCACGCCGATCATCGTCTTCGCCGGACAGGTCGCCACCGGCGCGATCGGGTCGGACGCCTTCCAGGAAGCCGACATGACCGGCATCACCCGGCCGTGTACGAAATGGAACACGCTGGTCAAGCGCGTCGAGGATCTGCCCCGCGCGATCAACACCGCCTTCATGGTCGCCATGTCGGGCCGGCCCGGGCCTGTGTTTATCGACCTGCCCAAAGACGTCACCGCCGCGGTCCTCAAAAAGCCCTGCTACGCCGAGCCCTACACGCCGGGCTACCACGTGCGCGAGCTGGGCACCTCGGGCGAGCTCGAACGCGTCGCCGAGATGATCAACAAGGCCAAACGCCCGGTGTTCTACGTCGGCCAGGGCTGTATCGCCTCGGGCGCAAGCGAAGTCCTCCGTCGCTGCGCGAAGAACGCGAACATCCCCGTGACCACGACGCTCCAGGCGCTGGGCGCGGTCGATGAACGCGACCCCCACGCCCTGCACATGCTCGGCATGCACGGCAGCGCCTACGCCAACTGGGCCATGCGCGACGCCGACTGCATCATCTCCGTCGGTGCACGATTCGACGACCGCATCACGGGCGACCTCAAACGCTTCGCACCCGCCGCCCGCGCGGCCGAACGACGCGGCGAGGGCGGCATCATCCACTTCGACATCGCGCCCGAGAACATCAACAAGTCCGTCGCCGTCACCATCCCCGTCGAGGGCGACGCCCGCAAGAACCTCGAGATCCTCGAGCCCCTGCTCGAACACTGCGACCGCGCCGAGTGGTTCGACCAGATCCTCGCGTGGAAGAAGGAAGCGCCCTTCCGCTACAACAACGACGAGCGCGAGTTCCACCTCAAGCCACAGGCCGTGATCGAAGAGCTCAGCAAACAGACCCAGGGCGAGGCGATCATCACTACCGGCGTGGGCCAGCACCAGATGTGGGCCGCGCAGTTCTACCAGTACATCCACCCCCGCCGATGGTTTACCTCGGGCGGGCTCGGGACGATGGGCTACGGCGTGCCGGCCAGCGTCGGCGGCCAACTCGGCGAGAACCTGCTTGCCAAACGCGAGGGCCGGGCGCCGCTGCAGGTCGTCAACATCGACGGCGACGGCAGCTTCTCCATGACCGCGATGGAGATGACCACCGCCGCACAGTACAAAATCAACGCCAAGACCATCCTGCTCAACAACGACTTCCAGGGCATGGTCAAGCAGTGGCAGGACCTCTTCTACGAAGAACGCTACAGCCACACCGAGATGCACAACCCCGACTTCGTGAAGCTCGTCGAGGCGATGCACTGCAAGGGCTTCCGCTGCACGAAGAAGGCCGACCTCCCCAAGGTCATGGCCGAGTTCCTCGCGCATGACGGCCCGGCCATGCTCGAATGCCTCGTCGAAAAACACGAGCACGTCTACCCCATGCTCCCCGCCGGCAAAAGCGTCGACGAGATGGTGCTGGGCGAATTCGAGTAGGCGTTGCCGAGTTGCTAAAACCAACGACCGGCCGGACACCTCGCGTCCGGCCGGTTTTTGTTCTCGCTTCACCCGGTCTGCTAAAGTAGATCGCTCGTTTTCACACACTCAAGGAGAAAGACCATGACCCTCTCGAAACTGCTTTTTGATCAGCGCTCCTTGTGCCTGTCCGCCGCCCTGTTGGGTTTCGGCCTCGCCCCACTTTCGGGCTGTGGCGCAAGCGATGAAGAGAATGAAGCGGCGCTGGAGCGCGGGCGTGAGGTCATGGCCGAGATGCAGGAGGACATCATCGCAGACAAGTCCGGCGAGGTCGCCGAGGCGCTGCGTGCGTTGTCGATCGATGAGATGGGCCGGGGCGCGGGGGACCAGTTCACGTTTCCCAAGCCGGGGCGCGAGTTGTCGCGTGGTGGTTTTATCAGCAGCGCGCTGGAACAGGGCGCAACTCAGGCCCAGGCCCAGGCGGGCTGGGAGCAGCAGTCGGCCGCGGTCTATGACCACTGGCGCGAGACCTTCGGCGAGCAGTCCGGGCAGTCGGCCGACCGGCTGGCGATGCTGTGGGACCAGGGCCATGTCCCCCCGCTCGAAGGCGTGGACATGCCCGAAGTGTCGTGGCCCGCCGACGAATCCGGCGAAGCGCTCAGCCGACGGATCACGGTCGGCCTGCTGATGCGCTACGGCTTCTCCGAAGCGTTCAGCACACAGCAGTGGGAACAGCACCGCGACCAAAACCGGGCTCAGTTCATCCAGATCGTCGAGGATGAAGCCGGTG
The sequence above is a segment of the Phycisphaeraceae bacterium D3-23 genome. Coding sequences within it:
- the ilvB gene encoding biosynthetic-type acetolactate synthase large subunit, with the translated sequence MTRTMSRTAYNLNAHAIDKPHHGEPTDRYLGMTGAQIFNAMMAEHEVECMFGYPGGAILPVFDAIHESGQFEFILSRHEQGASHMAEGYARVTGKPGIVLVTSGPGATNTVTGMQDALMDGTPIIVFAGQVATGAIGSDAFQEADMTGITRPCTKWNTLVKRVEDLPRAINTAFMVAMSGRPGPVFIDLPKDVTAAVLKKPCYAEPYTPGYHVRELGTSGELERVAEMINKAKRPVFYVGQGCIASGASEVLRRCAKNANIPVTTTLQALGAVDERDPHALHMLGMHGSAYANWAMRDADCIISVGARFDDRITGDLKRFAPAARAAERRGEGGIIHFDIAPENINKSVAVTIPVEGDARKNLEILEPLLEHCDRAEWFDQILAWKKEAPFRYNNDEREFHLKPQAVIEELSKQTQGEAIITTGVGQHQMWAAQFYQYIHPRRWFTSGGLGTMGYGVPASVGGQLGENLLAKREGRAPLQVVNIDGDGSFSMTAMEMTTAAQYKINAKTILLNNDFQGMVKQWQDLFYEERYSHTEMHNPDFVKLVEAMHCKGFRCTKKADLPKVMAEFLAHDGPAMLECLVEKHEHVYPMLPAGKSVDEMVLGEFE